A genomic stretch from Leptospira johnsonii includes:
- the ggt gene encoding gamma-glutamyltransferase, with amino-acid sequence MSFRTVRPSPKSFLLFSILVLLVFGSCKKNVLFIEGREVSTQSLVAPKFGIDPNTLFAESKKIMISTDSIDASKVGLEIYKKGGNTIDVAVASSFAVSVTRPSSTGIGGGGFLVYHHAKSGKSYAFDFRERAPSLANRNMYKGRPKEESLLGYKSVGVPGMVAGLVQIHKKFGKLPLKEVLAPAIRLAEEGFIVYPDLSEAIQESEQDMSPGMKKIFIPGGKVPESGEKFVQKDLAKTLKIISETGDKDFYTGAIAKALSTEVSTNGGSIHFDDLRNYKVREEKPLEITYRNYNIRTMFPPSSGVHLFTMLKMLETKELHSMFDFSQSDYYHFLAEVMRRGYSDRAVLGGDPGFTKIPVNTLISSEYAKEKISDFNPGKATPSSTYLSRLNLRAESPQTTHISVVDAEGNAVSTTHSINYRFGAAVVLEGYGFVLNDTMDDFSRSPGEPNVYGLIGAEANSIQPGKTPLSSMSPTIVLKNGETFLVTGAPGGSYIVNAVLQSILFNLDLNLTLYESVARGRIHHQFFPDALSIEGPATDTATFNQLKAKKHEVRLGNNMAKLFCVKRENGTLYGAADPRGDGIPLGE; translated from the coding sequence ATGTCTTTTAGAACCGTTAGACCTAGTCCCAAAAGTTTCTTACTATTTTCGATTCTAGTCCTTCTTGTTTTTGGTTCTTGTAAGAAGAATGTACTATTCATCGAAGGAAGGGAAGTATCTACCCAGAGCCTTGTGGCTCCTAAGTTCGGGATAGATCCAAACACCTTATTTGCGGAATCCAAGAAGATCATGATCTCGACGGATTCCATAGATGCTTCCAAGGTGGGACTGGAAATTTACAAAAAGGGAGGAAATACAATCGATGTGGCTGTGGCTTCTTCCTTTGCAGTTTCCGTTACTCGTCCTTCTTCCACAGGGATTGGCGGTGGTGGATTTTTAGTCTATCATCACGCAAAATCCGGAAAGTCATACGCTTTTGATTTCAGGGAAAGGGCACCTTCATTAGCGAATCGTAATATGTATAAAGGCCGTCCTAAGGAAGAATCCTTACTCGGATATAAATCCGTGGGTGTTCCCGGGATGGTGGCCGGTCTTGTTCAGATCCATAAAAAGTTCGGAAAACTTCCCTTAAAGGAGGTTTTAGCACCTGCGATCCGATTAGCAGAAGAAGGATTCATAGTATATCCGGATCTTTCGGAAGCGATCCAAGAATCGGAACAAGACATGAGTCCAGGAATGAAAAAGATTTTCATTCCTGGAGGAAAGGTTCCTGAGTCTGGTGAAAAATTCGTTCAGAAAGATCTTGCCAAGACCCTTAAGATCATTTCTGAAACGGGAGATAAGGACTTCTATACAGGGGCGATCGCAAAAGCACTTTCTACAGAAGTCTCTACAAATGGTGGCTCCATTCATTTCGACGATCTGAGAAACTATAAGGTAAGGGAAGAAAAACCTTTAGAAATCACTTACAGAAATTATAATATTCGGACGATGTTCCCTCCTTCTTCCGGAGTTCATCTTTTTACCATGTTGAAGATGTTGGAAACGAAAGAACTTCATTCAATGTTCGATTTTTCTCAGAGCGATTATTATCACTTCTTGGCGGAAGTCATGAGAAGAGGATATTCTGATCGAGCTGTTCTTGGCGGAGATCCCGGATTTACTAAGATCCCTGTGAATACATTAATCTCTTCCGAATACGCAAAAGAAAAAATTTCGGACTTTAATCCTGGTAAAGCCACTCCTAGTTCCACATACTTAAGTAGATTGAATTTAAGAGCGGAATCTCCTCAAACCACTCATATTTCGGTAGTGGATGCGGAAGGTAATGCTGTTTCTACCACACATTCTATCAATTATAGATTTGGTGCTGCAGTTGTATTGGAAGGATATGGTTTTGTTCTAAATGATACTATGGATGATTTCAGTCGTTCACCTGGAGAGCCTAACGTATATGGTCTCATTGGGGCTGAAGCAAATTCTATCCAGCCTGGAAAAACACCTTTGAGTTCCATGTCTCCTACTATTGTTCTGAAAAATGGAGAAACATTTTTAGTCACAGGTGCTCCTGGTGGGTCTTACATAGTAAATGCAGTTTTACAATCTATATTGTTTAATTTAGATTTAAATCTTACATTGTACGAGTCAGTTGCCAGGGGAAGAATTCACCATCAATTTTTCCCGGATGCTCTTTCTATAGAAGGACCGGCGACCGATACTGCAACTTTCAACCAATTGAAGGCGAAAAAACACGAAGTTCGACTCGGAAATAATATGGCAAAACTGTTTTGCGTAAAAAGAGAGAACGGAACATTGTATGGTGCGGCAGACCCACGGGGAGATGGAATCCCTTTGGGAGAATAA
- a CDS encoding glutathione S-transferase N-terminal domain-containing protein yields MMKLFQYDTCPYCAYVRGHFSELGLKEGKDYELVEASKGTPGREEVLRLGGLSQVPFLVDGDIRMYESRDIVDYVKSKIQKLGSVS; encoded by the coding sequence ATGATGAAACTCTTCCAATACGATACATGCCCTTATTGCGCTTACGTTCGAGGGCATTTTTCCGAATTAGGCCTGAAAGAGGGTAAGGATTACGAATTGGTAGAGGCTAGCAAAGGCACACCGGGCAGAGAGGAGGTCCTACGTTTAGGAGGCCTCTCTCAGGTTCCTTTCTTAGTAGACGGTGATATCAGAATGTACGAGTCCAGAGACATCGTGGACTATGTAAAAAGTAAGATCCAAAAATTAGGAAGTGTATCCTAA
- the grxD gene encoding Grx4 family monothiol glutaredoxin — protein sequence MDKELQDKIKGLIDSKKIFLFMKGTPDAPMCGFSAGVTNVLRSLGADYNSFNVLSDQNVREGIKEFANWPTIPQLYIDGEFIGGHDIVVEMAKSGELQKKIGA from the coding sequence ATGGATAAAGAGTTACAAGATAAGATCAAAGGGTTGATCGATTCTAAAAAAATATTTCTGTTTATGAAGGGAACTCCTGACGCTCCTATGTGCGGTTTTTCCGCAGGGGTGACCAATGTTCTCAGAAGTCTGGGTGCGGATTATAACTCGTTTAACGTTCTATCCGATCAAAACGTGCGAGAAGGGATTAAAGAATTCGCAAACTGGCCTACTATTCCTCAGTTATACATTGACGGAGAATTTATAGGCGGTCACGATATAGTCGTGGAAATGGCAAAAAGCGGAGAACTCCAAAAAAAGATCGGTGCCTAA
- the gshAB gene encoding bifunctional glutamate--cysteine ligase GshA/glutathione synthetase GshB: MKYKLEPGQKLDPNEFILKGFEDLEISTQIVIRDALNRGLEVEVLDRPSHFIRLKGKGVTRLIKEASKTELDSYMTFLVMENKTITKRILEESNILVPKGIAVSDLNSGLEFLNKNSDRKMVVKPVTTNFGIGISILPPSSSVEEKKKALEIALGFSETAIVEEFAEGNEYRFLVIGDECVAVCNRIPANVTGDGKKTIRELIEEKNSDLRRGVGHITPLEKIRLDETEINVLKESGRTPESIPGTGEKVFVRKNSNISTGGDSVDVTDIAHSSYKKLAVEAAKAVEAKICGVDIIVKDLESEGDYRILELNFNPVLYIHNYPYSGKNRKVGEKILDVLGYTS; this comes from the coding sequence TTGAAATATAAACTGGAACCGGGACAAAAACTAGATCCGAATGAATTTATCCTAAAAGGATTCGAGGATCTGGAAATTTCCACTCAGATCGTGATCCGAGACGCTCTCAATCGAGGTTTAGAAGTAGAAGTTTTGGATCGTCCCAGCCATTTTATCCGACTGAAAGGCAAAGGAGTCACAAGACTCATAAAAGAAGCTTCCAAAACGGAACTGGATTCCTATATGACCTTCTTAGTAATGGAAAACAAAACCATCACTAAACGTATTTTAGAAGAGTCGAATATACTTGTACCAAAAGGAATTGCAGTTTCCGATCTGAACTCCGGATTGGAATTCTTAAACAAAAACTCGGATAGAAAGATGGTTGTAAAACCGGTGACTACGAATTTTGGGATTGGAATTAGTATTCTTCCACCTTCTTCTTCCGTAGAAGAAAAGAAGAAGGCATTGGAAATCGCACTCGGATTTTCAGAAACCGCTATCGTAGAGGAATTTGCGGAAGGAAACGAATACAGGTTCTTAGTGATTGGAGACGAATGTGTTGCGGTCTGCAATCGTATTCCTGCGAATGTTACGGGTGATGGAAAAAAAACCATCAGAGAATTGATAGAAGAAAAGAACTCTGATCTCCGAAGAGGGGTAGGGCATATTACACCACTGGAAAAGATCCGATTGGATGAGACTGAAATAAACGTACTAAAAGAATCTGGAAGAACTCCCGAATCCATTCCAGGTACCGGAGAAAAAGTTTTTGTCCGTAAAAACTCTAATATCAGCACAGGTGGGGATTCAGTAGACGTGACCGATATCGCGCATTCTTCTTACAAAAAACTGGCTGTGGAAGCTGCAAAAGCTGTTGAGGCGAAGATCTGTGGTGTGGATATTATAGTAAAAGATCTGGAGTCTGAAGGAGATTATAGGATCTTAGAGTTGAACTTTAATCCTGTATTATACATTCATAATTATCCTTATTCTGGTAAGAATAGAAAGGTGGGAGAGAAAATTTTGGACGTATTAGGATACACTTCCTAA
- the gshA gene encoding glutamate--cysteine ligase, which produces MNRSAKTPVCPNLRHAVKAKHGLEKESMRIFFDGRIATTPHPESLGSSLTNHFIKTDFSEPQLEFATNPRPRIEAIVRELQDLHIFTSRHLKEEWIWPFSMPPILPKEDKDIPLGQYGHSFSGEWKTVYRNGLGLRYGRRMQTISGVHYNFSFSNLFLKQILGKEIQAFKKEEISELYLSVTRNFMRRVPEILYLTGATPVFDETFLPVPSDFPFVKHKEHTYYAPYATSLRMSEIGYTSKVQDELPINYNSLKEYIDGMCYAVSTPYSKYQPFGGIPNQLNDHYLQIENEFYSPIRPKQIPKNDERPLDALQSRGIQYIEIRCLDLQPESPTGIHKPSLGYIQMVLLDGLLKESKSIDQKERLRIRENTKRIIWEGRKPGLKVLDDDGEEEDFLTRGKEFTQSLLPIAQELDRHTGKRFYQEILNIMNKRWEDPKYTPSGKLMDRIINEGWEFRDLGIHLAKENYRNQSQMELTPGKFNMFVKEVQKSLAEKEKIEESEKVRKNPTARICNH; this is translated from the coding sequence ATGAATCGATCCGCCAAAACTCCGGTATGTCCGAATCTGCGTCATGCTGTAAAAGCAAAACACGGTTTGGAAAAGGAAAGTATGCGCATATTTTTCGACGGAAGGATTGCCACTACTCCTCATCCGGAATCCTTAGGTTCCAGTCTGACCAACCATTTTATCAAGACTGATTTTTCGGAACCTCAACTTGAATTTGCGACAAATCCTAGGCCTCGGATCGAAGCTATCGTAAGAGAATTACAAGATCTGCATATATTCACATCTAGACATTTAAAGGAAGAGTGGATCTGGCCATTCAGTATGCCTCCGATTCTTCCTAAGGAAGATAAAGACATTCCTCTCGGACAGTATGGTCATTCTTTTTCTGGAGAATGGAAAACGGTCTATAGAAATGGTTTGGGTCTTCGTTATGGAAGAAGGATGCAGACGATCTCAGGAGTTCATTATAATTTTTCATTTTCTAATCTGTTCTTAAAACAAATTTTAGGAAAAGAGATTCAGGCGTTCAAGAAAGAGGAAATTTCGGAGTTATATCTTTCAGTTACTCGCAATTTCATGAGAAGGGTTCCCGAAATTCTATATTTAACTGGGGCTACTCCTGTTTTTGACGAAACATTCTTGCCGGTGCCTAGCGATTTCCCTTTTGTAAAACATAAAGAGCATACCTACTACGCGCCTTATGCTACTTCTTTGAGAATGAGTGAGATCGGATACACTAGTAAGGTGCAAGACGAACTTCCTATCAATTATAATTCCTTAAAGGAATATATTGACGGGATGTGTTACGCTGTCAGTACTCCTTATTCTAAATACCAACCGTTTGGCGGAATTCCAAACCAGCTCAACGATCATTATCTGCAGATAGAGAATGAATTTTATTCGCCGATCCGACCAAAACAGATCCCTAAAAACGACGAAAGACCTTTAGATGCGCTCCAAAGTAGAGGAATCCAATATATTGAGATCCGTTGTTTGGATCTTCAACCTGAATCTCCCACTGGAATTCATAAGCCAAGCCTTGGCTATATACAGATGGTGTTACTCGACGGCCTATTGAAAGAAAGTAAGTCCATAGACCAAAAGGAAAGACTTAGGATCAGAGAAAATACAAAAAGGATCATTTGGGAAGGAAGAAAACCGGGATTAAAGGTTTTGGACGACGATGGAGAGGAAGAGGATTTTCTAACTAGAGGAAAAGAATTCACCCAAAGCCTATTACCTATCGCTCAAGAGTTAGATCGCCATACTGGTAAAAGATTCTACCAAGAAATATTAAATATAATGAATAAACGTTGGGAAGATCCCAAATATACTCCTTCCGGTAAATTGATGGATCGTATCATAAACGAAGGTTGGGAATTTCGGGACCTTGGAATTCATTTGGCGAAAGAAAATTATAGAAATCAATCTCAGATGGAACTTACTCCGGGGAAATTTAATATGTTCGTCAAAGAAGTGCAAAAGTCTTTGGCAGAAAAAGAGAAAATAGAAGAATCCGAAAAAGTAAGAAAGAATCCTACTGCAAGGATCTGTAACCATTGA
- a CDS encoding ABC transporter permease, with protein MNFQEKFNAFSTIVRKETVRILRIWIQTLIPPGITISLYFLIFGKLVGSQIGDVGGHTYIQFIVPGLVMMSVILNAYNNVVSSFFGAKFGKNIEELLVSPTPAYLIVLGYSIGGVIRGVLVGFIVTLVSLFFTELKLYDAGIVIVTVALSALMFSMGGFLNALYAKKFDDVTIIPTFILTPLTYLGGVFYSIKMLPDAWQIVSKFNPILYMVNAFRYGFLGVSDIDPLEAIGLLVVGTILLYSLSVFLLSRGYGTRT; from the coding sequence ATGAACTTCCAAGAAAAATTCAACGCATTCTCCACAATCGTTCGAAAAGAAACAGTTCGTATCCTAAGGATCTGGATCCAAACGTTGATCCCTCCTGGCATTACGATTTCCTTATACTTTCTGATTTTCGGAAAACTGGTGGGATCTCAAATTGGAGATGTAGGAGGTCATACCTATATCCAATTTATCGTTCCGGGCCTTGTAATGATGTCGGTAATACTGAACGCTTACAATAATGTGGTCTCTTCTTTTTTTGGAGCAAAATTCGGGAAAAATATCGAAGAACTTTTAGTGTCCCCTACTCCTGCTTATTTGATCGTGCTCGGTTATTCCATAGGAGGAGTGATCCGCGGGGTTTTAGTGGGATTTATTGTAACACTAGTTTCATTATTCTTTACCGAATTGAAATTGTATGATGCTGGGATCGTAATCGTCACGGTAGCGCTTTCCGCTTTGATGTTCTCTATGGGTGGATTTTTGAATGCATTGTATGCAAAAAAATTCGACGACGTAACCATCATTCCAACATTCATTCTGACTCCTTTGACCTACTTGGGTGGAGTATTCTATTCGATTAAAATGCTTCCGGATGCTTGGCAGATCGTTTCTAAGTTCAATCCTATTCTTTATATGGTGAACGCATTCCGTTACGGATTTTTAGGAGTAAGCGATATCGACCCTTTAGAAGCGATCGGGCTTTTAGTGGTAGGTACAATTCTGCTCTATTCTCTCTCCGTATTTTTGCTCAGCCGCGGATATGGAACGAGGACTTAA
- a CDS encoding BolA family protein, which produces MQDIFVEMERLLRNGLSPSELRIEDFSEQHAGHSGNPTRKKRGTHIRIFITSPAFQGKSLLEQHRSVYQIMDPFLKEWGVHALELKTSIP; this is translated from the coding sequence ATGCAAGATATATTTGTAGAAATGGAAAGACTTTTGAGAAATGGACTTTCTCCCTCCGAATTAAGGATAGAGGATTTTTCGGAACAACATGCAGGTCATTCCGGAAACCCAACCCGCAAAAAAAGAGGGACCCATATCCGGATCTTCATCACGAGTCCTGCGTTCCAGGGAAAATCCCTTTTGGAACAGCATCGGTCGGTATACCAGATCATGGATCCATTCCTAAAAGAATGGGGAGTCCATGCTCTAGAATTAAAGACCTCTATCCCTTAG
- a CDS encoding ABC transporter ATP-binding protein, whose translation MNKALEIKNLVKTYAGGVQALKGIDLTVDEGDFFALLGPNGAGKSTTIGILSSLVNKTSGEVKIYGADIDTQLTLAKSYIGVVPQEFNFNIFERVEHIVINQGGYYGLSRKVAVERTHKYLSQLGLYEKRKEGAGRLSGGMKRRLMIARALVHNPKVLILDEPTAGVDIEFRRSLWDFLVKLNESGITIILTTHYLEEAENLCKKIAIIDQGKIVENTSMKELLVKLDSQTFVLDLKQPMPSLIDLNGFHLNKVDDLTLEVDIGKNNSLNELFRLLDKSGIQISSMRNKSNRLEELFLKLVEKKL comes from the coding sequence ATGAACAAAGCCTTAGAGATAAAAAATTTGGTGAAGACCTATGCCGGAGGGGTGCAGGCCTTAAAAGGGATCGATCTAACCGTGGACGAAGGGGACTTTTTTGCCCTTTTAGGTCCGAACGGTGCGGGGAAGTCCACTACGATCGGTATCCTCAGTTCGCTAGTAAATAAAACTTCGGGAGAAGTGAAAATTTACGGAGCGGATATAGATACTCAACTTACATTAGCAAAATCTTATATTGGGGTTGTGCCCCAGGAATTCAATTTTAATATTTTCGAAAGAGTAGAACATATAGTTATCAATCAGGGAGGATATTACGGTCTTTCCAGAAAGGTGGCAGTAGAAAGAACTCATAAGTATTTAAGCCAACTAGGACTGTACGAAAAAAGAAAAGAAGGTGCAGGTAGACTTTCCGGGGGAATGAAAAGAAGGCTCATGATCGCAAGAGCCCTAGTCCATAATCCAAAAGTTTTGATCCTGGATGAACCCACTGCGGGAGTGGACATAGAGTTCAGACGTTCACTTTGGGACTTCTTAGTAAAGCTAAACGAGTCCGGGATCACGATCATCCTCACTACACATTACTTGGAAGAAGCAGAAAATCTTTGTAAGAAGATCGCAATCATCGACCAAGGAAAGATCGTAGAAAATACTTCCATGAAGGAACTTTTAGTCAAACTAGACTCCCAGACATTCGTATTGGACCTAAAACAGCCTATGCCTTCTCTTATTGATCTAAATGGATTTCATTTGAACAAAGTGGATGATCTTACTTTAGAAGTGGATATAGGAAAGAATAATTCATTAAACGAGCTTTTCCGTCTTTTGGATAAGAGCGGGATCCAAATATCAAGTATGAGAAACAAGTCCAATCGTTTAGAGGAATTATTTTTGAAACTGGTGGAGAAAAAATTATGA
- a CDS encoding BolA/IbaG family iron-sulfur metabolism protein has translation MTVQEIREKIQAGLPGSEVEIQDPYNDGVHIKAIVKFSGFAGKSIVEQHRMVYATLKDELKAEVHALGLETKV, from the coding sequence ATGACTGTCCAAGAAATTCGGGAAAAAATCCAAGCAGGACTTCCGGGCTCGGAAGTAGAGATCCAAGATCCGTACAACGACGGAGTACATATCAAAGCGATCGTAAAGTTTTCCGGATTTGCCGGAAAGTCCATCGTGGAACAACACAGAATGGTGTACGCCACATTAAAGGACGAATTGAAGGCAGAGGTCCATGCTTTAGGACTGGAAACCAAGGTATAA